A single Nomia melanderi isolate GNS246 chromosome 13, iyNomMela1, whole genome shotgun sequence DNA region contains:
- the Csl4 gene encoding exosome component 1 Csl4, whose amino-acid sequence MVNKRLEHNMDEQDELIVCVPGQRLCVSDKINIPGPGTYEQQGYIYSKLAGVVKLLPQENTHTVEVHGITEQSIVPAPGDIVTAMVTIVNQRFCKCSIKCIGDIVLTRPYRGILRKEDVRAIDKTNIQMYKCFRPGDIILARVMPMTEAHTYQLSTAENELGVVIAHSEEGVAMIPISWTQMQCPKTLRKEYRKVAKVIPEHVITEQ is encoded by the exons ATGGTAAATAAAAGGTTAGAACACAACATGGACGAACAAGATGAGCTTATTGTTTGTGTACCTg GTCAAAGATTATGCGTTtctgataaaattaatatacctGGACCTGGGACTTATGAGCAACAAGGTTATATTTACTCAAAACTTGCAGGTGTAGTTAAGTTGCTACCACAAGAGAAT ACGCATACGGTAGAAGTCCATGGAATAACAGAACAGAGCATTGTTCCGGCACCTGGTGACATAGTAACTGCAATGGTTACTATTGTTAATCAGAGGTTCTGTAAATGTAGCATAAAGTGCATAGGCGATATCGTATTGACGAGACCTTACAGGGGGATATTGAGGAAAGAAGATGTACGTGCAATAGACAAAActaatatacaaatgtataaatgttTCAGACCCGGGGATATTATCCTAGCCAGAGTT ATGCCAATGACTGAAGCTCATACTTATCAATTAAGTACAGCAGAAAATGAATTAGGTGTAGTGATAGCGCATAGCGAAGAAG GTGTGGCAATGATACCTATAAGTTGGACACAAATGCAATGCCCTAAGACATTACGCAAAGAATATCGAAAAGTTGCAAAAGTAATTCCTGAACATGTTATTACAGAACAATAA